One Piscinibacter lacus genomic window, CGGCATAGTCGCGCACCCGGCGCAGCAGGCGGTTGGCGATGCGCGGCGTGCCGCGGCTGCGGCGCGCGATCTCCTGCGCGCCGGCCGCATCGATCGGCGCATTCAGCAGGCCGGCCGAGCGGGTGACGATGCGCGCCAGCTCCTCCGGCGTGTAGAACTCCAGCCGCGCGACGATGCCGAAGCGGTCACGCAGCGGGTTGGTTAGCATGCCGGCGCGGGTGGTCGCGCCCACCAGGGTGAAGGGCTGCAAGTCGAGCTTGATGCTGCGCGCGGCCGGGCCCTCGCCGATCATGATGTCGATCTGGTAGTCCTCCAGCGCGGGGTAGAGGATCTCCTCGACCACCGGGCTCAGGCGGTGGATCTCGTCGATGAACAGGACGTCGTTGGCCTCCAGATTGGTCAGGATAGCGGCCAGGTCCTTGGGCTTCTCCAGCACCGGGCCGCTGGTCTGGCGCAGCTTCACGCCCAGCTCGGCCGCGATGATGTGGCTCAGCGTCGTCTTGCCCAGGCCCGGCGGGCCGAACAGCAGCACATGGTCCAGGGCCTCGCCGCGCTTGCGGGCGGCGTCGATGAAGATCTCCAACTGCTCACGCGCCTTGGCCTGGCCCACATAGTCTTGCAGCAGGCGCGGGCGCAGCGCACGCTCCAGCGCCTCCTCCTGCCGCGAGGCGGGGGCCGGCGTGATCAGCCGCCCGGCCGGGGCCGGTGCGAAGTCGTCGGTGTGGATGCTCACGAGGGTTCCGGATGGCGAGGCAGGAGTGTCTCAGGGCCGCAGCGCATGCAGGCCGCCCTGCCAGCGCAGCAGCACGACGCCGGGCTCGATGCGCTCGATCTGCACGCCCTCCGCCACCCGGTCGCCCTCATGCCGGATCTGGCCGTTGACGATCAGCAGGCGGCTGGCCGGATCCTCCGCATGCACGACCCCGTCGATGCGCTGGCCCTGCAGGGCGGCTTGCAGGCCGGCCGGCTGCTCGCGCAGCGGCCGGGCGGCCGGGGCGGGCGCGACCGGCGGGGCGGGCGTGGCCCCGGGCGAGGGGGCTGCCGCCAGCGGGGCCGTGGCGGCAGCGGCTGCGACGGGGGCCGGCCCGGCCGCCGGCATGCGCGCCGGCGCCGGCCGGGCCAGCGTCTCGGTCGGGCCGGGCGCCGGGCGGGCGGTGTCGCTTGGGCCGGCGACCGGTCCGGCGGCTGGAGCGGCGGGGCCGGCGGGGGCGGGCGCTGGGGCACGGGCGCGCGCGGGCGGCGCGGCGGCGCCCGGGCCGGGCGCGGGCGGCAGGTCGAAGGGCAGGGCCTGGAAACCCGTGCCGGCGCCGGGGACGGTGCTGGGCATGCGGCCGGGTGGCGGGGGGCTGTCCGCGGGCAGGCTGGGCGCGGCGGGGGAGATCGGCGCCAGGCTGCGCGGCGCGGCGGCCTGGGCGGGCGCTTCGGCTTGCGGTGCGGCATCCGGCCAGAAGGCCCAGGCCAGCACGGCGACCAGGCCGGCCCCGCCCAGGCTGGCCAGCAGCAGGCCGGGGCGCAGGCCGGCCCCGGGCGCGGCCTGCGGCGGCGGCGGCAGCCGGGTCACCGCATCGCGGCTGGGGGCCTGGCCGCGCTGGCGCTCGGCTTCGGCGCGGCGCAGGGCATCGAGGATGGTGGACATGGCGGCAGTGGGGCGACGGCTCGGCGCGGAAGGGGAAGGACGCGGGGGTGGGGCGGCTTCGTGCCCGTCGCTCAGGGCGCGGCCCGGCGGTCGAGCCGGGGTTCGGGCAGGTCGAGGGCGCGGTTGAGCTGCATCAACGTCAGCGGACCGATCAGGCCGTCGGCGGGCAGGCCCTGCTGGCGCTGGAAGGCGCGCACCCGCTCGCGCAGGCTGCTGCTGGCCGGCAGGCTGCCGCCCAGCTCGGGCGCCAGGCGGATGAAGGCCTGTTCGATCTGCGCTTCGTCAAAGCCCAGGCCCGGGCCGCGGTAGCCCGGCGTGGGTCGCCAGAGGGTGAGGAAGCTCAGCCGCCCGGCTGCCGCCAGACGGTCGGCGGGCAGGGTGAAGCGGCCTTGCGCGCTGTCGATCTCGGCGCCGTCCTCCGTCCAGCCGCGCAGCAGCACGGTTTCGCTCGGGCCGCCGCCGCTGCGGCGCAGCGTCAGCAGGCCGGGCCGGTCCAGCCGGCGCAGGCTTTCGGCGCGCAGTTCCAGCCGCTGGCAGCGCAGGCCCTCGGCCTGCACGGCTTCGCAGGGCTCGGCACCGGCCAGGCGGGTTGGCGGCAGCTTCCAGCGCTGGGCCAGGGCGGCCCAGAGCGGATCGGCCGGGGCGTCGGGCGCCGGCGAGGCGGCGG contains:
- the ruvB gene encoding Holliday junction branch migration DNA helicase RuvB codes for the protein MSIHTDDFAPAPAGRLITPAPASRQEEALERALRPRLLQDYVGQAKAREQLEIFIDAARKRGEALDHVLLFGPPGLGKTTLSHIIAAELGVKLRQTSGPVLEKPKDLAAILTNLEANDVLFIDEIHRLSPVVEEILYPALEDYQIDIMIGEGPAARSIKLDLQPFTLVGATTRAGMLTNPLRDRFGIVARLEFYTPEELARIVTRSAGLLNAPIDAAGAQEIARRSRGTPRIANRLLRRVRDYAEVKGDGRIDAPLADKALAMLDVDPQGFDLMDRKLLEAVIHRFDGGPVGLDNVAAAIGEESGTIEDVIEPYLIQQGYLQRTPRGRVATLAAWRHLGLTPPAATGGLFAEGG
- a CDS encoding general secretion pathway protein GspB, with product MSTILDALRRAEAERQRGQAPSRDAVTRLPPPPQAAPGAGLRPGLLLASLGGAGLVAVLAWAFWPDAAPQAEAPAQAAAPRSLAPISPAAPSLPADSPPPPGRMPSTVPGAGTGFQALPFDLPPAPGPGAAAPPARARAPAPAPAGPAAPAAGPVAGPSDTARPAPGPTETLARPAPARMPAAGPAPVAAAAATAPLAAAPSPGATPAPPVAPAPAARPLREQPAGLQAALQGQRIDGVVHAEDPASRLLIVNGQIRHEGDRVAEGVQIERIEPGVVLLRWQGGLHALRP